The proteins below come from a single Clarias gariepinus isolate MV-2021 ecotype Netherlands chromosome 17, CGAR_prim_01v2, whole genome shotgun sequence genomic window:
- the npffr1l3 gene encoding neuropeptide FF receptor 1 like 3 translates to MGGATLELTTIDLTSDLLSDINMTNSTSRTEGILLSPYFQHSLGIAAMFILAYLFIFLLCMIGNSVVCLLVLKNRHMWTVTNVFILNLSISDLLVGIFCIPTTLVDNLITGWPFSNVICKLSGLVQGMSVCASVFTLVAIAVDRFRCLVYPFKPRLTLFVAKAIIGIIWMLALLIMFPSALMLTVKQEQNHFMVEGDNYNLTYPLYSCYETWPDPEMRKVYTTVLFAHIYLIPLILIILMYGRIGAKLYSTTFHGKVNQPAGAPQRKSPISKRKIKVIKMLIVVALLFMLSWLPLWTLMLLTDYARPEGDQLDLLTGYIFPLSHWLAFSNSSVNPIIYGYYNKNFRQGFQAAWMQRPYCCSVKPSQIHLRRVKRSKKPCSPLDKALSSNTLNLGVRNKIYTDNDLTGCVRLEMGHKKASKETRSLGAEGGNSRTAIKRDLLEDIDRISPTGPTVYQAWEL, encoded by the exons ATGGGTGGAGCAACATTGGAGTTAACAACAATTGACCTGACTTCAGATCTCCTTTCCGACATTAACATGACCAACAGCACCAGTCGCACAGAGGGCATCCTATTGTCTCCATACTTTCAGCACTCACTGGGCATAGCGGCCATGTTCATTCTGGCATACCTGTTCATCTTTTTGCTTTGCATGATAGGTAACAGTGTGGTGTGTCTTCTAGTCCTGAAGAACAGGCACATGTGGACGGTCACTAATGTCTTCATCCTAAACCTTTCCATTAGTGACCTGCTTGTGGGGATCTTCTGCATTCCCACCACTTTAGTGGACAACCTCATAACGG GTTGGCCATTCAGTAATGTTATATGCAAGCTTAGTGGCCTTGTACAAGGAATGTCTGTCTGTGCCTCCGTCTTCACGCTGGTGGCTATTGCAGTGGACAG GTTTCGCTGTTTAGTTTATCCTTTTAAACCCAGGCTAACACTTTTTGTGGCGAAGGCAATCATTGGGATAATATGGATGTTGGCCCTGCTCATAATGTTTCCCTCGGCCCTGATGTTGACCGTCAAGCAAGAACAAAATCACTTTATGGTTGAAGGTGACAACTACAACCTGACCTATCCTCTTTATTCCTGCTATGAGACCTGGCCTGATCCTGAGATGCGGAAAGTGTACACAACAGTGCTGTTTGCCCATATATACCTGATTCCCCTTATTCTTATCATCCTTATGTATGGCCGCATTGGAGCTAAACTCTACTCGACTACCTTTCACGGCAAGGTGAACCAGCCTGCAGGCGCTCCCCAAAGGAAGTCACCTATATCGAAAAGGAAGATCAAAGTCATCAAAATGCTCATCGTTGTCGCCCTTCTCTTCATGCTATCATGGCTGCCTCTCTGGACTCTCATGCTGCTGACTGACTATGCACGTCCTGAAGGTGACCAATTGGATCTTCTAACAGGATACATCTTTCCTCTCTCCCATTGGCTGGCCTTTTCCAACTCAAGTGTCAATCCCATCATCTACGGCTACTACAACAAAAATTTCCGGCAAGGATTTCAGGCAGCTTGGATGCAGCGACCATACTGCTGCTCGGTCAAGCCTTCGCAGATCCATCTCAGGAGGGTCAAGAGGAGCAAGAAGCCTTGCTCCCCCTTGGACAAAGCTCTTAGTTCCAACACGCTGAACTTGGGAGTAAGAAACAAAATCTACACCGACAACGACCTAACAGGTTGCGTCCGTCTGGAGATGGGGCACAAAAAAGCGTCTAAGGAAACGAGAAGCTTGGGGGCAGAAGGAGGAAACAGCAGAACAGCAATCAAAAGAGATCTCCTGGAAGACATCGACAGGATCTCTCCAACAGGACCTACAGTATACCAGGCTTGGGAGCTTTGA